A region from the Mercenaria mercenaria strain notata chromosome 7, MADL_Memer_1, whole genome shotgun sequence genome encodes:
- the LOC123555647 gene encoding zinc finger protein 90 homolog: MFPPHIGAPGLCDVQGVRLQAEYRRPLPAPQPTRHPLPAHTRTSDVRPGLMNFPLNAVNTGFHPLPVLSLPSVQNPASAVAIPTPLLPDPTMPFGPFSFGSQAQELQNLNLIHSLSRANSGAVETQKLKTPINRNYLELAMLVCNTFRGKLFPCPHCRYVTDRRNNLKRHISTMHQTCDKLLECCGVSFSTKASLREHIMIFHHNGYSCPYCGRRFCRKALLKRHLSVHSGQKDYTCPSCDYATSHKSNLERHKRIHERLKLGEEGSIFGCTDFSSHQTQSPDTTDNSFSEADSKADNCVDLDTSDECSSDIDVTEDSFDEENKLSNYPVYIPRPTSCDTDTNGLYKRNIPYGENSDKNQEPIKQSVDLCRKHDATRRKIETVTKTYLDQNSCEPLDLQVTSNVH; encoded by the exons ATGTTTCCACCACATATTGG TGCCCCTGGACTTTGTGATGTTCAAGGCGTTAGGTTACAAGCTGAATACAGAAGACCCTTACCTGCACCACAGCCGACACGCCACCCACTTCCGGCACACACAAGGACTTCTGATGTTCGCCCAGGTCTGATGAACTTTCCTTTGAATGCAGTAAATACTGGATTTCATCCACTTCCTGTTTTGTCACTACCGTCCGTTCAAAATCCCGCCTCTGCAGTGGCAATACCCACACCACTTTTACCAGACCCAACTATGCCTTTTGGACCCTTCAGCTTTGGAAGCCAAGCACAAGAACTGCAGAACCTAAATCTCATACATTCCCTCAGCCGAGCGAATTCAGGAGCCGTGGAGACGCAGAAATTGAAAACACCGATTAATAGGAATTACTTAGAACTTGCAATGCTCGTCTGCAACACTTTTCGCGGGAAATTGTTCCCATGTCctcattgtcgctatgtcacggATCGCAGAAACAACTTGAAACGTCATATTTCTACAATGCACCAGACTTGCGATAAACTTCTTGAATGCTGTGGTGTTAGTTTTAGTACCAAAGCCTCTCTTAGGGAACATATTATGATTTTTCACCATAATGGATACTCTTGTCCATACTGCGGCAGACGATTCTGCCGGAAGGCGTTATTGAAGCGCCATCTATCGGTGCACAGCGGTCAGAAAGACTACACTTGTCCTAGTTGCGACTATGCAACCAGTCACAAAAGCAACCTTGAGCGCCATAAACGTATACATGAAAGACTAAAGCTTGGAGAAGAAGGGTCTATTTTTGGCTGCACAGATTTTTCCAGCCATCAGACGCAAAGTCCAGACACGACCGACAACTCTTTTAGCGAAGCTGACTCGAAGGCCGACAACTGCGTTGATCTTGACACTTCGGATGAGTGTTCATCCGATATCGACGTCACGGAGGATAGTTTTGATGAAGAAAACAAACTTTCTAACTATCCAGTTTACATACCAAGGCCAACGTCTTGCGATACAGATACGAATGGGCTGTATAAAAGAAACATTCCCTATGGTGAAAATAGTGATAAAAATCAAGAGCCAATTAAACAAAGTGTTGATTTATGTCGAAAACACGACGCAACTAGAAGAAAAATAGAAACAGTTACAAAAACGTATCTAGATCAAAACTCATGTGAACCTTTAGATTTACAGGTTACTTCAAACGTGCATTAA